Within the Thalassotalea ponticola genome, the region ACGATGTTAGTCGCCCCGACCAACACTTATATTTTCCGTTTGGCGATATCCCCTGCCCCGCGGCCTCCACTCCCAGTGACCGCTGGTGGTTTAACAGTCGCCGTCGAAGCCATAAACGAGTGCAAATTAAACGAGTTATTCAACGTCGTAAACGCTGATGAGCTATACCGACGCTACTGGTTTCATGTACGCTTCGTTGCGTCTTTAGCACTCATGACTCAACACTTGGTACTTGCTCCTACATACTGAGCACGGATCACGCGGTTACCCACCACTAACGGCTGACAATTTGATTATTTTTCACCGTTGTAAACAGATAAGCGTTTGCCTAATGACCTGGTGCTGTTAGAATAACAGCTATTTTCAACGTCAATTTAATCATACGGAATTGCATCTCCATGCGTACTAGCCAATATTTGCTTTCAACACTTAAGGAAACCCCAGCCAGCGCCGAGGTTATTAGTCACCAATACATGCTTCGAGCCGGCTTAATTCGCGCCGTGGCCTCTGGTATGTACACCTGGTTACCGACTGGTTTAAAGGTTCTTAAGAAAGTAGAAAATATCGTTCGAGAAGAAATGAATCGAGCGGGTGCAATTGAAACTTTGATGCCAATGGTTCAGCCTGCGGATTACTGGCAAGAGTCAGGTCGTTGGGAAGACTACGGTCCAGAGCTGCTGCGTTTAAAAGATCGTCACGACAGAGATTTTGTGTTGGGACCAACTCACGAAGAGGTGATCACTAAGTTAATCAGCAATGAGCTGAACTCGTACAAGCAATTACCGATCAACTTGTATCAAATTCAAACCAAATTCCGCGACGAAGTTCGTCCTCGTTTTGGGGTGATGCGCGGACGTGAGTTTTTAATGAAAGATGCGTACTCTTTCCACTTATCACAAGAAAGTTTACAGCAAACTTACGACATCATGCACGCGGCGTACTGTCGTATCTTCGAACGCCTCGGTTTGGATTATCGTCCGGTTATTGCCGATACCGGCTCAATTGGCGGTGATGCCTCGCATGAGTTCCACGTATTAGCTGACTCAGGCGAAGACGCAATTGCGTTTAGCACAGGCAGCGATTACGCGGCGAATATTGAAAAAGCCGAAGCGCTCGCGCCACAAGGAGAGCGTGCAGCACCTGCGCAAGAACTCGATAAAGTGGCAACGCCAAATGTCCACAGTATTGATGAGGTCTGTGCATTTTTCAACACCACAGCAGACCAAGTTGCTAAAACACTGTTGGTGTTAGGGCATGCTGAAGAAGGCGAGGCAGCGCCAATTGTCGCTCTGGTATTGCGCGGCGACCACGAGTTAAATGATATTAAAGCGGAACATTTAGCCGATGTGGCTAGTCCATTGACGTTTGCTACTGACGAGCAAATCAAAGCGGTAGCGGGATGTGATGCGGGCTCTATTGGCCCTATTGGTTTAGCGACAAACGTCATTGTTGATCGCAGTGCAGCTCACCTTGCTGACTTTATCTGTGGTGCCAATGAAACCGGCTTCCACTACACGGGCGCTAATTTCGATCGCGATATCAACGACTATCAAGTTGCTGATATTCGCAACGTTGTCGCCGGTGACTTAAGCCCTTGCGGTCAAGGCACGCTAGAGATAAAACGCGGTATTGAGGTAGGCCATATCTTCCAGCTGGGCGAAAAATACGCAAAAGCGATGAACGCCGCCGTTCTTAACGAAGAAGGTAAAAATCAAACCTTAACCATGGGTTGCTACGGTATTGGGGTATCGCGTATCGTTGCCGCAGCCATCGAACAAAATCACGACCAACACGGTATTATTTGGCCAGAAGCCATAGCCCCGTTCAAAGTGGTCATCATTCCAATGAACATGCACAAATCAGCGCGCGTTCAACAAACTGCTGAGGCTCTGTATAAAGAGCTCACCGAGGCAGGTGTGGAAGTGTTGTTTGACGACCGCAAAGAGCGCCCAGGCGTCATGTTTAAAGACATGGAACTGATTGGTATCCCACACAGTATCGTGGTTGGTGAACGCAACTTAGATGCACAAGAAGTCGAGTACAAAAACCGGATCAGCGGTGAAAAATCAATGTTAAAAATTGCCGATGTGTGCCAAGTTATTGGTGACAAATAAGCACATCGTTTGCGTTTAACCGAAAAAATCGGCGCAGGTATCATCTGTGCCGATTTTTTTTGCATTGCATACTTACAAATAGCGCCTGTTGGCGTAGTGATGTCACTTGCAGCTAAATACGCGCGTGTCGCTCACTAACGGCGAGCTCCGGGCGGCGCTGTTGCCATTTATCCCAGTATATTTTTCGATCAAAGCGCTTTGACAAATACTTGTTTAGTTGATGAAACGTGGTGACATCCGCCTTTAAGCCACTGATGCAATACCAAGCGAAGCGATGGCAGTTGTTTTTAATCAAATTATATTGCCACATTTGATAGACACTTTTGGCTGCCCTTTGTGCAGTGATCTCATCGGCAAGTGCCTGACCATGACGATCGCAGGCGACAAAGATATCTGTACCCGAGCGCTCGTGTAAGAAGCGCATTGGTGATACCGCCTTAATTAAGCCACTTCCGTGAAGTTCAACGATGGTGTTGTCATCAACCCAAATACCAGTGTGCTCAAGTACCCTGCCTAAACCACAGCAAACCAAAGCACCAGGCTTCATTTGTGCCAGTGTTTCATTGGCAAATCGCTCATTCGGGTATCTAGCTATTCCGCTGTCGTGCTTGTTTAAGTGTTGGCGCGTGTCAATGCCGTCTTCGATTGAACGCAATTTATCTTGTTCATCTCGCTTGCCTTCGAGCTCTTTAATCACCACTGCGCCTAGAGCGGCAGCTGTTAGTACGAATAATGGTAAAGGCATAATTCCCCCATATATCAAACTCTCTGTTAAGTTATACCCAAGATATTGGCTAATTGCGCAAAAAAAGTGTCAGTAAGTGTGTCAAAGTAGTCAATTTTAGTTATGATGAAGTTAACTAATAACAAAAATTCAATAAATAAGTTACTGATCATGAGCGAGTATTTGAAGTCTAAAAAACTCACTGGAGTATGTTATGAAATTCGAGGTCGCATTGCTGAGGAAGCACAACGCCTTGAAGAAGAAGGTCACAAAATACTCAAACTGAATATCGGTAACCCTGCGCCGTTTGGCTTTTTGGCGCCCGATGATATCTTGCGCGATGTCATTCACAATCTACCGACGGCTCAAGGCTACAGTGAATCCAAAGGAATATACTCAGCGCGTGTTGCGGTGATGCAATACTATCAACAGTTTGGTCTAAAAGATCTCGATGTTAATCACATTTTTATCGGTAACGGGGTGAGTGAGCTGATCATCATGGCGATGCAGGCGTTGCTCAACGACGGTGATGAAGTGCTTATTCCCTCTCCTGATTACCCGCTGTGGACGGCGGCGGTAGGACTGTCGGGAGGTAAGCCGGTTCACTATCGATGCGATCCGCAAAACCACTGGTATCCCGACATTGAGCATATCAAAGCGCAAATCAATCAACACAGCAAAGCCATTGTCTTGATCAACCCCAACAACCCAACCGGGGCGGTTTACCCTAACCACGTACTCGAACAAATTTTAGCGTTGGCTAAACAACACAACTTAATCGTCTTTTCTGATGAAATTTATGACAAGGTGTTGTACGACGGCGCAGAGCACACGCCAACAGCTAGTTTGAGTAGTGATGTGCTAGTCGCCACCATGGGCGGATTGTCTAAGAATTACCGCATTGCCGGTTTTCGCGCTGGGTGGATGATGTTAACCGGCCCTATGTCCAAAGCGCGCAGTTATCTAGACGGCCTAACCATGCTCGCGTCAATGCGACTGTGCGCCAATGTTCCATGTCAATACGCCATTCAAACGGCGCTTGGCGGATATCAGAGTATCAACGAGCTAGTGCAAGATGGCGGTCGCTTGAAAAATCAATTAGATTTGGCACATTCGATGATTAACGATATCAACGGGTTGAGCTGTCACAAAGCCAAAGGCGCTATGTATTTATTTGTCAAAGTAGACGGTGAAAAACTCGGCATCAACGATGACGAGCAAATGATCCTTGACTTGTTAAAGCAAAAGAAAATACTGTTGGTGCAAGGCAGTGCGTTTAATTTTAACGAAGGTATCTATTTTCGCTTAGTGTTTTTGCCGCATGCCGACGACCTAGTTGACGCAATAAATCGGCTTAAAGACTTTTTTGGCCACTACTCTCAACTTTAGGACGTGTTAACCTGTGTTTGAATTTTCTACAATGAGCTATTTTTTGTAATAGCAAAGCAGAATAAACGACGTTTGGTTGTTCCAAACGAGTGAATTCTAATGTCGTTGGTGCGAAAAATAGCCATTGCGCCGTGGGCTGAGGCTAAAATCGTTTTACTCGGCGTTAAAACTGATGAATTTAGATGGCTAAACAACATAATGTTTGCCTTGATTAAAACGATCTTATTTCTCAGTATAATTATTAAACTAAGGTCAACACGCCCTAGGAGTGATTATGGATAGTACCTTTCTCGCATGGTTATTTCGCATGCCACTGATCAAACGGTGGGCGTTAATGTATTGCGTTAAAACCGAAAACATTGCCGAGCACTCACACCAAGTTGCCGTTGTCGCCCACTTATTAGCGGTGATTCGCAATACCATGTTCAACGGTGATCTCAATGCCGATCGCGCGGCCACCATTGCCCTGTATCACGAAGCTGCCGAAACCCGCTATGGCGATGTGGTGAGTCCGACTAAGTACGCCAACGAACAAATTTCGGCTGAATTTAAAAAAATTGAAAGCCTTGCCGAAAAAGAGTGCTTGGCTACCTTGCCAAAAGAGTTACAGGCCGCATTTGCCAGCATCATTGTACAAGACCGCGTTGATAGCGAGCTAAAAGCAGTGGTTAAAGCCGCCGATATTTTAGTAGCCTACATTAAAGCGATTAATGAGCTTTACCACAACAATCCTGAGTTTGCTCACGTTGAAGAAAAATTACAGCGCAAACTCGCGGTACTCAAGGCCGACATGCCCGAAGTAGATTACTTTGTCAAAACTTTCATTCCTGCCTGTACAGCCACCGTTGACAAGCTCAGTCACCCTGCAAAAGGTGACTAACCAAAAAAACGATAAGCTGTGAGATCAGAGCTGTAAGCCAGCTATAAGCCGTAAGCTGTAAGCTGTAAGCCGTAGCCGTAAGATGTAAGCTGTAAGCCGTAGCCGTAGCCGTAAGATGTAAGCTGTAAGCCGTAAGCCGTAGCCGTAAGATGTAAGCCGTAAACTTTAAAGTGACATGGTTAACCAGCGTGAATAACACCTGTGGCATCGAACAAAAAACGGCTAACGCGATAAACCCTTTGTCTTGGTTGAACAAACTGCTATGATGAGCTTACTTTAATAGGTGTTTGCTTGTGTTGATCACTGGTAGCTGATTCATCAACGTCGGTCTGTCTTTCAAAGCAAACTTAAAAGGGAATGAGGTGTAAACCCTCAACTGTTCCCGCAACTGTAAGTAAAGCGTTTTTATAAGCCACTGGTATCGATACATACTGGGAAGGATAAAAACTAAACGTGTTAATCGCCCGATAGCGGTAAACGCGTTACTTTACGAGTCAGGAGACCTGCCTACTAAAGGACAGTATTCGTGCGGGTAACGCGATGCAAGTCGAGTAACTATCATTCCATCACTTTGATGCATGGTTGTCATGCCGACCTGTTACCGATCCCGCCGTATGGCTGACAATACATGATTTTATGGTGTTGTTAACACACTGACATAAAAACCATTAACCACAGAATCTCAGCGTTACTAGCAAACACAGCATCGACGATGTTGTCAGCTTTGGCTGTTAACTAACGCGCACAGGACTGTGATTTGCGGCATAAGGTGACCCGTTAAAATGAGGCAAACAGCCCTTCGATGTCAGCAATTGAGTTGGCGACCACAACAGCACGCGGTGTTGCGCGATATTGACCTCACCGTTAACTCTGGCGAGGTGGTCAGTGTTATTGGTCCTAACGGCGCAGGCAAAACGTCGCTGTTAAAATGTATAGCCGGACTCATTACCGACTTTGAAGGACGCGTGTTTATCAATGAGCAGCCTATACATCTGCTCAGTCGCCGCCAGATTGCCAAGCAATTAGCCTTTGTTGAGCAACAACACAGTAACTACGTCAACTTGCGCTGCAGCGATATTTTGCAAACAGGCTTGATTGCACAGCAACCACTATTTAGTCTCAGTAGTTCAACCGAGCAACAACAATTGCAAAACGCCCTGCATACAGTCGGTCTGTCAGATCACGGTAATAGCCTGTTTACAACCTTATCTGGTGGCGAGCAGCAACGACTGATGATCGCCAGAGCTCTGGTACAGCAATCAAACATTATCGTCCTCGATGAGCCAACCAATCACCTAGATATCTTTTATCAACAGCAAATTCTAAGCTTAGTCCGAAGGCTGGGTGTGACCGTGATTATGAGCCTGCACGATATCAATCTCGCCAGCTATTACAGTGACAAAATAGCGTTACTTAACAAGGGAAAGGTTGTTGCCTTTGGCGCTGTAGATGAAGTGCTAACACCCTCGTTATTAGAACCCGTTTTTCATGTGCGCAGCCAGGTCAGTAAGCAGCGTTGTGCAGATAACACCTGGTACACTCATGTACAATTTGCCCCCAGTAAACAACCCGATTTCAATGCGTCCTTCGGCGATAATAAGGGGGCTGTATGACCGAGACGTCTCGTCCTCAATTAAGGGGTAATCTGTATCTGTTGGTGATATCTATCGCCGTGATCTTAATAAGTATTGTCGCAGCGCTCGGTTTGGGTTCAAGCGATGTCTCGTACCGACAATTATGGCAATGTATAGACGCCTGTGAAACGCCACTGTATCACACCATCTTTTTTGAGCTGCGCCTGCCTCGCATATTAACCGGTTTTATTGTCGGTGCTGGCTTAGCCGTTGCCGGTTCGTTATTGCAAAACGCAACGCGCAACCCGTTAGCCGATCCGTATTTATTTGGCATTGTCGCCGGTGCCGGACTTGGTGCTACCGTAACTAACCTCATTGACCTGCAACATTGGCCGGTAGCCACGCAGGCATTAGTACTACCCATTGCCGCCTTCATCGGCGCTCTAGTGGCCATTGGCTTAGTACTTAGCGTATTGAATCGGTATAACCTGCACCGCAGTGAGCACGTATTACTTGCCGGAGTGGCTATCTCATTTTTACTGAGTGCGATCACCAGTTTTATTCTTTACACCGGAGATGCCTTTGCGGCTAACCGGGTGATTTTTTGGTTGATGGGCTCGCTTGCGCAAGCTAACAGCCACAGTGTATACGTGTTGTTACCTATTGTAGCGGTGTCCATTTTACTGTCGCTGTTAATGAGCAAACAACTCGACGCTTTACTGCTTGGTGACGACAGCGCTAAGACGGTTGGTGTCGATGCGCAAAAATTACGCATCGCAGTACTGGTACTGTGTGCACTGATGTGCGCTATGATTGTCGCCTTTTGCGGTGGCATCGGATTTGTTGGTTTGATGATCCCACATGTCGTACGCCGCTTGTTTTCACTGACCAGTTTCAAATTAATTATCTTTAGTGCCTTGGTTGGTGGGGTCTTTTTAGTGTGGGTGGATGTACTGGCGCGCACCCTACTAGACGGTCAAGAACTTCCCATTGGGGTAATAACCTCGTTACTTGGCTCGCTGTTCTTTTTAACCTTGATGCGCCATACCAAGTAGCAAACCAATTTTCCTTATATTCAGCAAACGAAAACGAGTAACTCGATGACAGATAACAAGCAACAGCAAAAACATCAACAACGACAGCAACAGTTAAAACAAGAAGTTGACCAAGCTATTGCCAACGCCACCATAGACAAAGGGCTGGTGGTGGTGATCACCGGTAATGGCAAAGGCAAGTCAACATCGGGATTTGGCACCGTCGCTCGTGCCGTCGGTCATGACTTACGCGCCAGCGTTGTCCAATTTATCAAAGGCTCTTGGAGCTGCGGTGAGCGCAATTTGCTAAGCCAGCACGGTGTTGATTTTTATGTCATGGCTACTGGGTTTACTTGGGAAACGCAAAACAAAGCGCAAGATACCGAGGCCGCACAAGACGCCTGGCAAGCGGCGAAAACCATGTTAGCCGACCCGAGTATCGATGTTGTACTACTAGATGAAATCACCTACATGATCAGTTATCACTACATTGACATTGATGAGGTGATGACGGCAATCGAGCAACGACCGAGTCATCAGCACGTGCTGATCACCGGACGTAACTGCCATCGACGCCTGATTGACTACGCCGATACCGTCTCGCAAGTGCAATCGGTTAAACACGCCTTTGATAACGGTATTAAGGCCCAACAAGGCATTGATTGGTGATGGCGATTCGAAGCTTCCCTTACATGTTGCCGTTGACAAGCCGAATAACCCAGAGCAACAAACCGAGTTGGCTACGTCTCAGAACAGGCTTTGCCTCGTCGATGTATCAACTCACAGGGCTTTGCTCGATTGCGCTGATACTGGCAATGCAAATGGCGGTTGCTATGCCTAGTGTCAGCTCTTCTGAGCTCGATGCAACCAGCAGCGAGCCTTCAACAACGCTACCACAGCAGGATAAAACAACGGATAAGCGCATTGTTGCCCTTGCTCCGCATATTGTTGAAATGCTCCATGAAATTGGAGCCTATGATCACATTATTGCCACCTCTGAACACGCAGACTACCCCCTGCAAGCCAAGCAGTTACCGCGAGTGGGTAACTATTTGGCGTTGGATATTGAGCGCATACTGCAACTGCAACCCGATCTGGTTATCGCTTGGCAAAGTGGCGTGCCGATTAATGACCTTGCGCGATTACAGAGTTTGGGAATAGATGTGCTGTTTTCAAATCCGACACAGCTATCTGATGTTGCCGATGAGCTACGCTGGCTAGGTCAATTAACCGGTCATCAATCATTAGCCAACCGCAAAGCAGCACTATTTGAAAAACAGCTCAGCCAGTTAACAAAACACTATCAAAACCGACCTAGGGTATCGGTATTTTATCAGTTATGGGCCCATCCCCTAACCACTGTGGCCAAAGATGCGTGGTCACAGCAGCAACTTGATATTTGTGGGGCCTACAATCCGTTCAACAGCGCGACAAGCCAATACCCACAAATTAATATTGAACAAGTTCTACTCGCCAACCCTGACGTGATCATTGTGCCACAATCACAATCAGTGACTAG harbors:
- a CDS encoding proline--tRNA ligase — translated: MRTSQYLLSTLKETPASAEVISHQYMLRAGLIRAVASGMYTWLPTGLKVLKKVENIVREEMNRAGAIETLMPMVQPADYWQESGRWEDYGPELLRLKDRHDRDFVLGPTHEEVITKLISNELNSYKQLPINLYQIQTKFRDEVRPRFGVMRGREFLMKDAYSFHLSQESLQQTYDIMHAAYCRIFERLGLDYRPVIADTGSIGGDASHEFHVLADSGEDAIAFSTGSDYAANIEKAEALAPQGERAAPAQELDKVATPNVHSIDEVCAFFNTTADQVAKTLLVLGHAEEGEAAPIVALVLRGDHELNDIKAEHLADVASPLTFATDEQIKAVAGCDAGSIGPIGLATNVIVDRSAAHLADFICGANETGFHYTGANFDRDINDYQVADIRNVVAGDLSPCGQGTLEIKRGIEVGHIFQLGEKYAKAMNAAVLNEEGKNQTLTMGCYGIGVSRIVAAAIEQNHDQHGIIWPEAIAPFKVVIIPMNMHKSARVQQTAEALYKELTEAGVEVLFDDRKERPGVMFKDMELIGIPHSIVVGERNLDAQEVEYKNRISGEKSMLKIADVCQVIGDK
- a CDS encoding lecithin retinol acyltransferase family protein — protein: MPLPLFVLTAAALGAVVIKELEGKRDEQDKLRSIEDGIDTRQHLNKHDSGIARYPNERFANETLAQMKPGALVCCGLGRVLEHTGIWVDDNTIVELHGSGLIKAVSPMRFLHERSGTDIFVACDRHGQALADEITAQRAAKSVYQMWQYNLIKNNCHRFAWYCISGLKADVTTFHQLNKYLSKRFDRKIYWDKWQQRRPELAVSERHARI
- a CDS encoding pyridoxal phosphate-dependent aminotransferase; amino-acid sequence: MSEYLKSKKLTGVCYEIRGRIAEEAQRLEEEGHKILKLNIGNPAPFGFLAPDDILRDVIHNLPTAQGYSESKGIYSARVAVMQYYQQFGLKDLDVNHIFIGNGVSELIIMAMQALLNDGDEVLIPSPDYPLWTAAVGLSGGKPVHYRCDPQNHWYPDIEHIKAQINQHSKAIVLINPNNPTGAVYPNHVLEQILALAKQHNLIVFSDEIYDKVLYDGAEHTPTASLSSDVLVATMGGLSKNYRIAGFRAGWMMLTGPMSKARSYLDGLTMLASMRLCANVPCQYAIQTALGGYQSINELVQDGGRLKNQLDLAHSMINDINGLSCHKAKGAMYLFVKVDGEKLGINDDEQMILDLLKQKKILLVQGSAFNFNEGIYFRLVFLPHADDLVDAINRLKDFFGHYSQL
- the yfbR gene encoding 5'-deoxynucleotidase, with product MDSTFLAWLFRMPLIKRWALMYCVKTENIAEHSHQVAVVAHLLAVIRNTMFNGDLNADRAATIALYHEAAETRYGDVVSPTKYANEQISAEFKKIESLAEKECLATLPKELQAAFASIIVQDRVDSELKAVVKAADILVAYIKAINELYHNNPEFAHVEEKLQRKLAVLKADMPEVDYFVKTFIPACTATVDKLSHPAKGD
- a CDS encoding ABC transporter ATP-binding protein, with translation MRQTALRCQQLSWRPQQHAVLRDIDLTVNSGEVVSVIGPNGAGKTSLLKCIAGLITDFEGRVFINEQPIHLLSRRQIAKQLAFVEQQHSNYVNLRCSDILQTGLIAQQPLFSLSSSTEQQQLQNALHTVGLSDHGNSLFTTLSGGEQQRLMIARALVQQSNIIVLDEPTNHLDIFYQQQILSLVRRLGVTVIMSLHDINLASYYSDKIALLNKGKVVAFGAVDEVLTPSLLEPVFHVRSQVSKQRCADNTWYTHVQFAPSKQPDFNASFGDNKGAV
- a CDS encoding iron ABC transporter permease, which codes for MTETSRPQLRGNLYLLVISIAVILISIVAALGLGSSDVSYRQLWQCIDACETPLYHTIFFELRLPRILTGFIVGAGLAVAGSLLQNATRNPLADPYLFGIVAGAGLGATVTNLIDLQHWPVATQALVLPIAAFIGALVAIGLVLSVLNRYNLHRSEHVLLAGVAISFLLSAITSFILYTGDAFAANRVIFWLMGSLAQANSHSVYVLLPIVAVSILLSLLMSKQLDALLLGDDSAKTVGVDAQKLRIAVLVLCALMCAMIVAFCGGIGFVGLMIPHVVRRLFSLTSFKLIIFSALVGGVFLVWVDVLARTLLDGQELPIGVITSLLGSLFFLTLMRHTK
- the cobO gene encoding cob(I)yrinic acid a,c-diamide adenosyltransferase — protein: MTDNKQQQKHQQRQQQLKQEVDQAIANATIDKGLVVVITGNGKGKSTSGFGTVARAVGHDLRASVVQFIKGSWSCGERNLLSQHGVDFYVMATGFTWETQNKAQDTEAAQDAWQAAKTMLADPSIDVVLLDEITYMISYHYIDIDEVMTAIEQRPSHQHVLITGRNCHRRLIDYADTVSQVQSVKHAFDNGIKAQQGIDW
- a CDS encoding cobalamin-binding protein yields the protein MAIRSFPYMLPLTSRITQSNKPSWLRLRTGFASSMYQLTGLCSIALILAMQMAVAMPSVSSSELDATSSEPSTTLPQQDKTTDKRIVALAPHIVEMLHEIGAYDHIIATSEHADYPLQAKQLPRVGNYLALDIERILQLQPDLVIAWQSGVPINDLARLQSLGIDVLFSNPTQLSDVADELRWLGQLTGHQSLANRKAALFEKQLSQLTKHYQNRPRVSVFYQLWAHPLTTVAKDAWSQQQLDICGAYNPFNSATSQYPQINIEQVLLANPDVIIVPQSQSVTSDGFDWSKYPSITAVVQQQYIHPNADALHRMSYRLIDELAMLCERIDAFRQ